The following coding sequences are from one Equus przewalskii isolate Varuska chromosome 23, EquPr2, whole genome shotgun sequence window:
- the FLVCR1 gene encoding choline/ethanolamine transporter FLVCR1, with amino-acid sequence MARPDDEEGTAVAAAHPPTKGYLLVPGDAPAGKVNAEPQNGPKAGFLALNGVPPDSPAAALGALGRPQSPLAPEEETQVRLLPKGPGEETPCAEDPRMSRTALSPRRFVVLLIFSLYSLVNAFQWIQYSIISNVFEGFYGVSSLHVDWLSMVYMLAYVPLIFPATWLLDTRGLRLTALLGSGLNCLGAWVKCGSVQQHLFWVTMLGQCLCSVAQVFILGLPSRIASVWFGPKEVSTACATAVLGNQLGTAVGFLLPPVLVPNTQNNTDLLACNISTMFYGTSAVATLLFILAVIAFKEKPQYPPSQAQAAIQDSSPEEYSYEKSIRNLFKNIPFVLLLITYGIMTGAFYSVSTLLNQMILTYYKGEEVNAGRIGLTLVVAGMVGSILCGLWLDYTKTYKQTTLIVYILSFVGMVIFTFTLDLGYIIIVFITGGVLGFFMTGYLPLGFEFAVEITYPESEGTSSGLLNAAAQIFGILFTLAQGMLTSNYSPKAGNIFLCVWMFVGIVLTALIKSDLRRHNINIGITNGDIKAVPVDSPADQEAKAIIMSKQAESAI; translated from the exons ATGGCGCGGCCGGACGATGAGGAGGGGACGGCGGTGGCGGCCGCGCACCCGCCCACGAAAGGATACCTCCTGGTCCCGGGGGACGCGCCCGCCGGGAAGGTGAACGCGGAGCCGCAGAACGGGCCCAAAGCCGGCTTCCTGGCCCTGAATGGGGTCCCTCCGGACAGCCCCGCGGCCGCCTTGGGAGCCCTGGGCAGGCCACAGTCTCCGCTGGCCCCGGAGGAGGAGACCCAGGTCCGGCTGCTGCCCAAGGGCCCCGGGGAGGAGACCCCGTGCGCCGAGGACCCCCGGATGTCGCGGACGGCGCTGTCGCCGCGGCGCTTTGTGGTGCTCCTGATCTTCAGCCTGTACTCGCTGGTGAACGCCTTTCAGTGGATCCAGTACAGCATCATCAGCAACGTCTTCGAGGGTTTCTACGGCGTCTCCTCGCTGCACGTCGACTGGCTGTCCATGGTGTACATGCTGGCCTATGTGCCCCTCATCTTCCCGGCCACCTGGCTACTGGACACCAGAGGCCTGCGGCTCACCGCCCTGCTGGGCTCCGGCCTCAACTGCCTGGGCGCCTGGGTCAAGTGCGGCAGTGTGCAGCAGCATCTCTTCTGGGTCACCATGCTGGGTCAGTGCCTGTGCTCCGTGGCCCAGGTGTTCATCCTGGGCTTACCCTCTCGCatcgcctcagtgtggtttgggCCCAAGGAGGTGTCCACAGCTTGTGCCACCGCCGTGCTAGGCAATCAG CTTGGAACTGCAGTTGGCTTTTTGCTACCACCTGTTTTAGTGCCCAACACACAGAATAACACAGATCTTCTGGCTTGTAATATCAGTACCATGTTTTATGGAACGTCAGCTGTTGccacacttttatttattttggcagtAATTG CATTCAAAGAAAAACCTCAGTATCCACCAAGTCAGGCTCAAGCAGCAATCCAAGACAGTTCCCCTGAAGAGTACTCCTATGAGAAATCAATAAGGAACCTATTTAAAAACATTCCTTTTGTCCTTCTATTGATTACTTACG GTATCATGACTGGAGCATTTTATTCAGTCTCAACATTATTAAATCAAATGATACTGACGTATTATAAG GGAGAAGAAGTGAATGCTGGAAGGATTGGCCTAACACTGGTAGTGGCTGGAATGGTGGGCTCTATTCTTTGTGGCTTATGGCTGGATTATACCAAAACATACAA acagACCACTCTGATAGTttacattttgtcttttgttggAATGGTTATATTTACTTTCACATTGGACCTTGGATACATTATCATCGTGTTTATTACTGGAGGGGTGCTTGG tttcttcatgACTGGTTACCTTCCCTTGGGTTTTGAATTTGCAGTTGAAATCACTTACCCTGAATCTGAAGGTACTTCCTCTGGTCTCCTTAATGCTGCCGCGCAG atatttggaATTTTGTTCACATTGGCTCAAGGAATGCTCACATCAAACTATAGTCCTAAGGCAGGGAACATTTTCCTCTGTGTTTGGATGTTTGTAGGCATCGTTTTAACAG